One region of Armigeres subalbatus isolate Guangzhou_Male chromosome 3, GZ_Asu_2, whole genome shotgun sequence genomic DNA includes:
- the LOC134225300 gene encoding mucin-2-like, whose amino-acid sequence MDYIGYTMNICLILFMISVTGSHCQYYSNRDIILTPHQLKTYPGKILYYRPHELPPGSGGLDNVAPAQQGTGLSVATSTAVPWEEVLKETVFLALNDNKTSAKSADGTTTNQPLYIARQQKAIYGAPYIGSVDLSVPRFGDIVELAHGRLEQENDESYLFVQDDANKPADSGHNVSAYWKVERIRHRDEQRGHRFELKFTVTPVRDLKLDENAVVNRSFIVRDEDYPRYFGMVSPNAIPMLKKNDQFIERVVFDPHFPQPHSSFTTNRYFRPTQATITLGEYLLQSLLSGGETTIKAQAPQHAYRFGSSYNRIKFPDSFTTSSQSVPKYYHHIHFQRPSIAPLAPTAPPMPPLIKEVQTASSNIQQDFAKLVDFRGAIDNYDLKPSADNNIPIQQPQLIPQPIRYPQPMIPMQPTHIHHYHHHQQAMQQQSMQPQQPQPLILSQPPNNNPPPLQPLPQNLVQSIPVFNPQGQVMLNHIPIAPSHMIQVAAPQGPVAFPVHFQLVPSQGQVYAPQQGGMNAIPIRIMQPAPVQFYPVNPFMAPQNHPDYSTTKHPNQSHHYPYHPNSIPTTLKYTSFKYTPQPSTSPYASPTVPNYRYTSLPTIQSSPAGQRERFTASSFRPVSSTPTVPTHKLEPETAGSSPVDSSAPKFQSFGLENAVTPKATTVVPIATVADQNFTPSIGHTPSHHGGFYSNFLDEKGTVSESGKLYSEPDPLYHKSIGTTPIYNTTPSSPVSPSGAFTHTSGPNFTPKFTTNSSFNKGNPSPTIGPPQIETPISSTLKSYHYLAHHDSFDFVPSRVVELAHVKKIPKKSGGKRKPQGNHHQVTVTSHKPLKFSEAPDYATRRPESQMNVQLPPPEKEFNTFYGTAKQNQKVQKPKNYVTQPYSSSTTPFPTSLTTPASSTTASTTPTPVSTTPSGSTTATTQKTFTQFQPFFKNKNEKSDDIITTMRPRLVIKTVYKPFPSSTSTISASSGPTEKPVLKWIPKRPRNKGNTSVEPSSSSTSSSASIEQMSSSSEHATADPIPANKSLPPTSIATARSSLENQMNRLRASRGRSRYTHRRATTPGTPSASQHPIAKVHRVRTSTATTTSTSTIKPVSGVTSSAFDSSRLADNRPPTDTEISQTVETPIAPISLRNIINEKSKRDTATEENEVLVAEPLTSQQSNSKENNYEMVKAEIKPVQTNSTNILLFEASDASIGPTGSSVPTFNELTMSIINHARAIANQTAKPEDLHDKTLQSNEISHTDEETTIPMSATTVPAVSTNEPSAESDETATTYGGDSTDQTDSTGSSRSETTVSVDN is encoded by the exons ATTTCCGTTACCGGCAGCCACTGCCAGTACTACAGCAACCGTGATATCATTCTGACGCCACACCAGCTCAAAACCTATCCGGGCAAGATTTTGTACTATCGACCCCACGAGCTGCCGCCCGGTTCGGGGGGTTTGGACAATGTCGCTCCTGCGCAGCAGGGAACCGGGCTCTCCGTCGCCACCAGTACCGCCGTTCCCTGGGAGGAGGTGCTGAAGGAAACCGTCTTCTTGGCGCTGAATGATAACAAAACGAG CGCCAAATCAGCTGATGGCACGACCACCAACCAGCCATTATATATTGCGCGGCAGCAAAAGGCCATATACGGGGCGCCCTACATTGGTTCCGTAGACTTAAGCGTGCCACGATTTGGAGATATTGTGGAACTTGCCCATGGCAGGCTGGAACAGGAAAATGACGAATCTTATTTGTTCGTACAGGACGACGCCAACAAACCAGCAGACAGTGGACATAACGTGAGTGCCTACTGGAAAGTGGAACGGATTCGTCATCGGGATGAGCAGCGAGGACATCGATTTGAATTGAAGTTCACTGTCACACCAGTCCGTGATTTGAAGTTGGATGAAAATGCAGTTGTAAACCGGAGCTTTATTGTACGTGACGAAGATTACCCAAGATATTTCGGAATGGTGTCGCCAAATGCGATTCCCATGCTGAAGAAGAACGATCAATTCATAGAAAGGGTTGTGTTCGATCCCCATTTCCCTCAGCCCCACTCATCTTTCACGACTAACAGATATTTCCGACCAACTCAAGCGACTATTACCTTGGGAGAGTATTTGCTTCAATCTCTCTTATCGGGAGGGGAAACCACTATCAAAGCCCAAGCCCCCCAACACGCATATCGATTTGGATCCTCCTACAATAGAATCAAATTTCCGGATTCATTCACTACTTCTAGCCAATCAGTACCcaaatactatcatcacatCCACTTTCAACGTCCCTCAATAGCTCCATTGGCTCCGACAGCTCCTCCGATGCCACCACTTATCAAGGAAGTTCAAACTGCTTCAAGCAACATACAGCAGGATTTCGCCAAGTTGGTAGATTTCCGGGGAGCAATTGATAATTATGACTTAAAACCCAGTGCAGATAACAATATTCCAATTCAACAACCGCAACTGATTCCTCAACCCATCAGATATCCACAACCAATGATACCAATGCAGCCAACCCATATTCATCACTATCATCATCACCAACAAGCGATGCAACAGCAATCAATGCAACCTCAACAGCCACAGCCTCTTATTCTCAGTCAACCACCCAACAATAATCCACCTCCTCTCCAGCCTCTCCCGCAAAACCTTGTCCAGTCAATCCCAGTCTTTAACCCGCAGGGACAAGTAATGTTGAACCATATTCCAATAGCACCTAGCCATATGATCCAAGTTGCCGCACCGCAAGGTCCTGTAGCTTTCCCAGTACATTTCCAGCTAGTGCCTTCCCAAGGTCAGGTCTACGCACCTCAACAAGGCGGAATGAACGCTATTCCAATTCGCATAATGCAACCGGCTCCGGTTCAATTCTACCCAGTCAATCCTTTCATGGCACCACAAAATCATCCGGATTATAGCACAACCAAACATCCCAACCAAAGCCACCACTATCCTTACCACCCGAACAGCATTCCCACCACGCTGAAATACACAAGCTTCAAATACACGCCACAGCCCTCAACCAGCCCTTATGCTAGCCCCACTGTACCTAACTACCGTTACACATCCCTTCCGACAATTCAATCTTCACCCGCCGGTCAACGTGAAAGGTTTACCGCCTCTAGTTTTCGTCCCGTATCCAGTACGCCAACTGTACCGACCCACAAACTGGAACCGGAAACAGCCGGCAGCTCTCCCGTTGATTCCTCTGCACCGAAATTCCAATCATTCGGATTAGAGAATGCAGTCACTCCAAAGGCTACCACGGTAGTTCCTATCGCAACAGTCGCAGATCAAAACTTTACTCCGTCTATAGGTCACACTCCATCGCATCATGGGGGATTCTACAGCAATTTCCTTGACGAGAAAGGCACAGTGAGCGAAAGTGGAAAACTCTACTCGGAGCCGGACCCTCTGTATCATAAGAGCATTGGGACAACTCCCATCTACAACACAACCCCCAGCTCACCAGTTTCTCCATCGGGAGCCTTCACTCATACATCAGGACCTAATTTTACTCCAAAATTCACTACAAATTCATCATTTAACAAAGGAAATCCTTCTCCAACGATTGGACCTCCTCAAATTGAGACTCCGATTTCATCCACTTTAAAGAGTTACCACTATTTGGCTCATCATGATAGTTTCGATTTTGTTCCATCCAGAGTAGTGGAACTAGCTCAcgtgaagaaaattccgaagaaatcggGAGGCAAACGAAAACCCCAAGGAAATCATCATCAAGTAACAGTTACGAGCCATAAACCGTTAAAGTTCAGCGAAGCACCCGATTATGCCACACGCCGCCCAGAATCTCAAATGAATGTCCAGCTGCCACCTCCAGAAAAAGAGTTCAACACCTTCTACGGGACAGCTAAACAGAATCAAAAAGTTCAAAAACCCAAGAACTACGTGACACAACCATATTCAAGTTCAACGACCCCATTCCCAACTTCACTGACTACTCCAGCATCCTCAACAACCGCTAGCACAACCCCAACCCCAGTATCCACAACTCCAAGTGGATCAACTACGGCCACAACCCAGAAAACATTTACCCAGTTTCAACCgttcttcaaaaacaaaaatgaaaaatccgACGACATAATTACAACCATGCGACCCCGTTTGGTTATTAAAACCGTCTACAAACCATTCCCTAGTTCAACATCAACGATTTCGGCCAGTTCAGGGCCCACAGAAAAACCTGTCCTCAAATGGATCCCCAAACGTCCCCGGAACAAAGGAAACACAAGCGTTGAGCCCTCCTCCAGCTCCACATCCTCTTCGGCCAGCATCGAACAAATGTCGTCCTCTTCAGAGCACGCGACCGCCGATCCCATACCTGCCAACAAATCCCTCCCTCCGACGTCCATCGCAACCGCACGCTCAAGTCTCGAAAACCAAATGAACCGGCTCCGGGCGTCCCGTGGTCGCTCCCGCTATACTCACCGCCGCGCCACCACTCCTGGAACGCCATCTGCTTCTCAACACCCCATTGCTAAAGTTCATCGAGTGCGCACAAGCACGGCCACTACTACATCCACCTCCACTATCAAACCTGTCTCTGGAGTCACCTCATCAGCATTCGACAGCAGTCGGCTAGCCGACAATCGCCCACCAACAGACACCGAAATAAGTCAAACTGTAGAAACTCCTATCGCCCCCATAAGCCTCAGGAACATCATCAATGAAAAATCCAAACGCGACACCGCTACGGAAGAAAACGAAGTCTTGGTAGCCGAGCCACTAACTTCCCAGCAGTCGAACTCCAAGGAAAATAACTACGAAATGGTCAAGGCTGAAATCAAACCGGTCCAGACAAACTCCACCAACATCCTCCTCTTCGAAGCCAGCGATGCCAGCATCGGCCCGACTGGATCCTCTGTCCCGACCTTCAACGAGCTGACCATGTCAATAATCAACCACGCACGGGCGATCGCCAACCAGACGGCCAAACCGGAGGACCTGCACGACAAAACACTCCAGTCGAACGAAATCAGTCATACGGACGAGGAAACAACGATCCCAATGAGTGCGACGACAGTGCCCGCCGTCAGCACCAACGAGCCTTCGGCTGAAAGCGACGAAACGGCCACTACATACGGCGGAGACAGCACCGATCAAACCGATTCGACCGGAAGCAGTAGGAGCGAAACGACTGTTAGTGTAGACAATTAG